CTCCCGCCATTTTCTTGGCTGTGCCATACAGCGTCTCCCCCTTCCTGTTCAGTTGAATTAAGTTCAGTTTATCACAGTCTTCGACTTCTTACCATATGGGAAGCGCCCTCCAAAGCGCACATTTGCAAAAAAACCGCCGCAAGCGTAAGTTCGCTTGCGGCGGTTTGGCGGAGAGAAAGGGATTCGAACCCTTGAGACCTTTTAAGGGTCTACACGATTTCCAATCGTGCGCCTTCGACCAGCTCAGCCATCTCTCCAAGGCTTTGCGCTCGATGCAGCAGAGATAATTATACCAAAGATTTTTCTGAAGTCAATACAAAATCAGCACTTTTTTCAGAATGCCCCCGTGTATAGTGTAATTGCATTAAGTCGACAGGCTTTTTGCAGTTACACTTTTTTATTTTTCCCCAGAGAAAGGACGGTGAAAACGTGGCTGAATGTTACAAAAGGATCGAATATCCGGACCGAAAGGCGATCGCGGCCCTTTACGCCGCCGGCGCGAAGGCTGGACAGATCGCAAAGGAAATCGGCGTCGCCCCCCGCACCATCTACGCCGAACTGAAGCGCGGCCGCGAAGGGGACAAGCTGGACAAGAACTTCCGGCCGTCCTACGACGCGGACCTGGCCCAGAAGCGCGCCCAGGAAAGCCTTCGCCGGTGCGGCCGGAGGAAAGGAGGGCCGGCAGAATGACCCCCAGAGCAAGGCAACGGCGAACGCGCCGGAGAATCCGAAACGCGGCCAGTCTTCTTTCCCTGGTGGCCTTCCTGGCGCTTCTGGGAAGCGTCGGAGCCGTCGAACAGGACCTGGTCCCCCTTCTCCCTGGCGCGATCCGAATGTTCGGCTTCCTTCTGATCTGGGCCGGCCTTCTGGCCGTCGCCGGAGCCTTCGACACCACCGAAGGAAGGAGGGAACGGAGAAGATGAAGTACACGGCGACCCTGTCGCCCGTTCAGGTCGGACAGGCCGTGAAGGCCCTGGTCCTTCTGGGCGAAAAGAAGATCACGATCGAAGAAACAGAAAAGGACCGTTTCGTCGTCACCACAACAACCGAAACGGCCCATTCCAAAAAGGTTAAGTGAATCATATCACGGAAAGGAACGGTTTTCAATGCCTAAATTGAATTTTTATGATACGGACGCCGTGAAGGCGTTTCTGCTGAACACCCTGGTCGAGAACAAGGAAGTCCGCGAAGACGTCGACTTCGAGCGCCGGCAGTCCCAGACCTGGTTCACCCAGTATCAGGCCCAGAAGGGCCGCGCCGAAGCCGCTGAAGCGAAGATTGCCGCCGCGGTGTCCACCCTGACCGTCACCCTGGACGCACGTTCCGCCGGCACCGTCACCGCCGAAGACGTCGACCAGGCGATCACCGACGCCCTGGCCCTTCTGACTGGGAGCCTGAAGACGGAAGGGGGCGCCACGAAATGACGAACACACTGTACGAGATCAGCGCCGACTTCCTGGCCGCCCTGGACGCGATGGAGGTCGACCCCGACACCGGCGAACTGCTGAACGCCGACCAGCTTGACGCCCTTTCCGCCGCCTTCGACGAAAAGGCCGAAGCGACCGCCCTTTACATCAAGAACCTGACCGCCTTCGTCGGCAACGTAAAGGCGGAGGAAGCCGCCCTGGCGGAGCGCCGCAAGACCGCCGAAAAGCGCGTCGAGCGCCTGAAGGACCTTCTGGCGTCCTCCATGCTGTCCGTCGGCCGCGACAAGGTCGAAACGGCCAGGACGAAGATCGGCTTCCGCAAGTCCACCCAGGTTCAGATCGACGACGAAGGCGCCCTTCCCCCTG
This window of the Dysosmobacter acutus genome carries:
- a CDS encoding siphovirus Gp157 family protein, which encodes MTNTLYEISADFLAALDAMEVDPDTGELLNADQLDALSAAFDEKAEATALYIKNLTAFVGNVKAEEAALAERRKTAEKRVERLKDLLASSMLSVGRDKVETARTKIGFRKSTQVQIDDEGALPPDFVMTTVTTKPDKTAIKKAIQAGQAVAGAVLVENQNLQIK
- a CDS encoding helix-turn-helix domain-containing protein, whose product is MAECYKRIEYPDRKAIAALYAAGAKAGQIAKEIGVAPRTIYAELKRGREGDKLDKNFRPSYDADLAQKRAQESLRRCGRRKGGPAE